From Salipiger profundus, a single genomic window includes:
- a CDS encoding cytochrome c biogenesis CcdA family protein, which translates to MLDISFAGAALAGLLSFFTPCILPMVPFYLCYMAGISMTELRDHAGLAPGAQRRLLLSSVFFAAGVTTIFVLLGMGATAVGRAFADWEQPLSYVAAAILLVFGLHFLGVIRVPLLHREARVESKAEPTTVLGAYVMGLAFGFGWTPCVGPALASILMIASGMGDIFRGGLLLLVYGVGMTAPFVVAALFSGPFLRWTARHRDKLKYVEKVMGAMLILFAILIATDTVNLIAQWMIDTFPGWTSLS; encoded by the coding sequence GTGCTTGATATCTCTTTCGCGGGCGCGGCGTTGGCTGGTCTGCTCAGCTTCTTCACGCCCTGCATCCTTCCGATGGTACCGTTCTACCTGTGCTACATGGCCGGCATCTCGATGACGGAGCTGCGCGACCATGCCGGGCTCGCGCCCGGCGCGCAGAGGCGGCTGCTGCTGTCGTCGGTGTTCTTCGCGGCGGGCGTCACCACGATCTTCGTGCTGCTGGGCATGGGGGCCACCGCCGTCGGGCGGGCCTTCGCGGACTGGGAACAGCCTCTGTCCTATGTCGCGGCGGCGATCCTGCTGGTCTTCGGGCTGCATTTCCTAGGCGTGATCCGGGTGCCTCTGCTGCACCGCGAGGCCCGTGTCGAGTCGAAGGCCGAACCGACCACGGTGCTCGGCGCCTACGTCATGGGGCTTGCCTTCGGGTTCGGCTGGACGCCCTGTGTCGGTCCGGCGCTCGCCTCGATCCTGATGATCGCGAGCGGCATGGGCGACATCTTCCGGGGCGGGCTGCTGCTGCTGGTCTACGGTGTCGGGATGACCGCGCCCTTCGTCGTCGCGGCGCTGTTCTCGGGGCCGTTCCTGCGCTGGACCGCGCGGCATCGCGACAAGCTGAAATACGTCGAGAAGGTGATGGGCGCGATGCTGATCCTCTTCGCGATCCTCATCGCCACGGATACCGTCAATCTCATTGCTCAGTGGATGATCGATACCTTCCCGGGCTGGACATCGCTGAGCTGA
- a CDS encoding ArsR/SmtB family transcription factor — translation MNMTLPVIRDDMSERELDSIVEKATTASAFLKAISHEGRLMILCHLVSGEKSVTELEELLSARQAAVSQQLSRLRLEGLVVPRREGKAIYYRLADDKPKRMLECVYELFCQDED, via the coding sequence ATGAACATGACACTTCCAGTGATCCGTGACGACATGAGCGAGCGCGAGCTCGACAGCATCGTCGAGAAGGCAACCACCGCGTCCGCGTTTCTCAAGGCGATCAGCCACGAGGGCCGGCTGATGATCCTGTGTCACCTCGTCAGCGGCGAGAAGTCGGTCACCGAGCTGGAAGAGCTGCTCTCGGCCCGCCAGGCGGCGGTGTCGCAGCAGCTGTCGCGGCTGCGCCTCGAGGGGCTCGTCGTGCCGCGGCGCGAGGGCAAGGCGATCTACTACCGGCTCGCGGACGACAAGCCCAAGCGCATGCTGGAATGCGTCTACGAGCTGTTCTGCCAGGACGAGGACTGA
- a CDS encoding YeeE/YedE family protein, translating to MFEMLSEHHMVTLIGLGSGILLGLAARLGRFCTLGAIEDLLYGGSDMRMRMWGIAIGTAILGSFGLMAAGLFEATSSYYLSIRWMPLASIVGGLAFGYGMALAGNCGYGAIARLGGGDLRSFVIVLVMGVSTFVVLAGPLAPLRAMLFPQQEVTGGVPPGIAHHLGAVSGLSPNLVGALIGAALLAGSLASAPLWRAPRHIFWAVMVGVGVTLAWAGTAWVARTGFEALPVVSHSFAAPLGDTILWWMTGSVRPLSFAVGSVAGVWAGAFLGSLIKGHFRWEACEDPRELRRQILGASLMGAGAVIAMGCTIGQGLSAFSVLAFSAPVTMAAIFAGAALGLRQLIVGFQPAE from the coding sequence ATGTTCGAGATGTTGAGCGAACATCACATGGTCACGCTGATCGGGCTCGGCAGCGGCATCCTGCTCGGGCTCGCAGCCCGGCTGGGGCGATTCTGCACGCTTGGCGCGATCGAGGACCTGCTCTACGGCGGCTCGGACATGCGGATGCGCATGTGGGGCATCGCCATCGGCACCGCCATTCTCGGCAGCTTCGGTCTCATGGCCGCGGGGCTGTTCGAGGCCACCAGCAGTTACTACCTGTCGATCCGGTGGATGCCGCTGGCCTCCATCGTCGGCGGGCTCGCCTTCGGCTACGGCATGGCGCTGGCCGGCAACTGCGGCTACGGCGCCATCGCCCGGCTTGGTGGCGGCGACCTGCGCAGCTTCGTCATCGTGCTGGTGATGGGGGTCTCGACCTTCGTCGTGCTGGCCGGGCCGCTCGCGCCGCTGCGCGCGATGCTCTTTCCGCAGCAGGAGGTCACCGGCGGCGTGCCGCCCGGCATCGCCCACCACCTCGGCGCCGTCAGCGGGCTGTCGCCCAACCTCGTGGGGGCGCTCATCGGGGCCGCGCTGCTGGCGGGCTCGCTGGCCTCGGCGCCGCTCTGGAGGGCACCGCGCCACATCTTCTGGGCGGTGATGGTCGGCGTGGGCGTGACACTCGCCTGGGCCGGCACGGCCTGGGTCGCGCGCACCGGCTTCGAGGCACTGCCGGTGGTGTCGCACAGCTTCGCCGCGCCGCTCGGAGACACCATCCTGTGGTGGATGACCGGCTCGGTTCGGCCGCTCTCCTTTGCCGTGGGCTCGGTCGCGGGGGTCTGGGCGGGGGCCTTCCTCGGGTCGCTGATCAAGGGACACTTCCGCTGGGAGGCCTGCGAGGACCCGCGCGAGTTGCGCCGCCAGATCCTCGGCGCGTCGCTGATGGGCGCCGGCGCGGTGATCGCCATGGGCTGCACCATCGGACAGGGACTGTCGGCGTTTTCCGTGCTCGCGTTCTCGGCTCCGGTCACCATGGCGGCGATCTTCGCCGGGGCGGCGCTCGGGCTTCGCCAGCTCATCGTGGGGTTCCAGCCCGCGGAATGA
- a CDS encoding riboflavin synthase, with translation MFTGIVTDMGEVRSLEQAGDLTARIGTAYDTSGIELGASIACDGVCLTVVDLGPDWFDVQISAETLSKTNLGTWNEGRRINLERALKVGDELGGHIVSGHVDGLAEVLSITDEGDSTRVRLRAPDDLAKFIAPKGSVALNGTSLTVNEVEGTVFGINFIPHTKEVTTWGKVAVGDRVNLEIDTMARYVARLTEMS, from the coding sequence ATGTTCACCGGAATCGTGACCGACATGGGCGAGGTGCGCAGCCTCGAGCAGGCAGGCGACCTGACCGCGCGGATCGGCACCGCCTACGACACCTCGGGCATCGAGCTCGGGGCCTCGATCGCCTGCGACGGCGTGTGTCTGACGGTGGTCGACCTCGGCCCCGACTGGTTCGACGTCCAGATCAGCGCCGAGACGCTGTCGAAGACCAATCTGGGCACTTGGAACGAGGGGCGCCGGATCAACCTCGAACGCGCGCTCAAGGTCGGCGACGAGCTCGGCGGCCACATCGTCTCGGGCCACGTCGACGGGCTGGCCGAGGTGCTCTCGATCACCGACGAGGGCGACAGCACCCGCGTCCGGCTGCGCGCGCCCGACGATCTCGCGAAGTTCATCGCCCCCAAGGGCTCGGTCGCGCTCAACGGCACATCGCTCACCGTGAACGAGGTCGAGGGCACGGTCTTCGGGATCAACTTCATCCCGCACACCAAGGAGGTGACGACCTGGGGCAAGGTCGCGGTCGGCGACCGGGTCAACCTCGAGATCGACACCATGGCCCGTTACGTCGCCCGCCTCACCGAGATGAGCTGA